The sequence CAAGAGAAGCGCGGAGCTTAACGCGGGATCGGTACGCGTCGCAAAGGCACTCAAGGAGACAAAAAGTAAAAGCGCAAGATGGATAGGCAGCGATGCCCTGAGGGAACTTGAAAGCGAAAGGGTCCGTAAAAAACTGGGAATATAGGACCTATATACAAAAAATATATTAGGGAGATACGCCGGTATAGTAGGACTCGAAGGTCATATATATCGGCAGGCGATACCATAAGCGCTGATACGGAATATCTTAAAAAATATAACGCCGAGACATACAACGAGGCGTCAGAGATCTATGATTCCTATAAAGGATTGTTTTTCCCATATCTTTTTGGCAGGATAAGAGAGATAATCGAAAATAGATTTACCCCAATGCTCAAGCCAGGAGCCAGGGTCCTGGACATCGGCTGCGGCACGGGACAGCAAACCATGTACTTTAAAGAAAAAGGCTTCGATGTCGTGGGAGTGGACATAAGTAAAGGCCTTGTAAAGGTCGCTAATAAGAAATTACAGGACAATAAATGCATAGTATCTGATGCATGCAAGCTCCCGTTCCGGGACTCAAGCTTTGATGCGATATCGAGCGCGGGAAGCACCCTTAACCATATACCCGACTATCACTGCTTTTTCGAGGAGATATGCAGAGTTTTGAAGCCGGGAGGGGTCGTGTTCCTGGAGTCCGACAATAAGTGGAGAATGGATATGTTCTGGTGCCTGGCAAGCTCCATGACAGGCGATTCGCTTGACTATCACGAAAAGCTTGAAAATGTCCTGGGCTATTTTAAGCGTCCGATAAGCCAGGGATACCCATATGTGTTCCCCCTGTCGTTCAGCGAAGAGAAGATCCGCATGCTACACTTACGGACATTCACGTACCGGGAACTTGAGAAAGAGTTTTTCAGGCGAGGCTGTAGCATCAATTCAGTGTACGGAATACATTCAGTGACGAACCTTATCCCGAGCCCGTTAATGCTGAAGGATAATCCCGGAAAGCTGTGCAGTGGCATATTCAATATGCTTAGCCCTGTCGAGGATATTACCTACGGCACATGGCCGGTGAACAGGCTTGGCATGAGCATTGTTGTCATCGCAAAGAAAAGCTGACACCGATAGACTATTATTTTTTACGTACAAAGATACCAGTGTGCATATTGTCCGCCTGAAGGTCACAGGAAGGGTCCCGGGAGACGGTGAATACTGGCTGCTCACGAAATGCTACCCTGAAATGATAGGATTTCCGCAGGAAAACTGCGCGTTCATGTTCAGGAACGACTGCGCAGGGTTCGAGGTAGTATACAGCAGGCTAAGTTTTGACAAAGCCTTCGACCTGGAAAAACTATTAAAGAACGCATATCAGGGAGAGGCATTGATAGTGATGCGTTAAGCTAAAAAAACTCTCACCTTTTACAGGCTATAAAAATAATTGGCTTTCCCGCGTTTTTTGTTTTTTTCTACGCCAGGGATGTTCGAACTGTGATACCCTTTACTCAAGGTGTCGTTTTCCGGTATGGATATATCCGTGTCAACCAGCTATATGGCCTTATCGAGTTTTGTCAATGAGATCGCATTTGTAATATCTTTCTGTACGGCTTCATATCTTGCCGATAGAACGCCGATATTCTTAATCACGCGGGAAAGATATTCTTCTACGGTCACATCACCCTTCAGTCTCATGGCAATATCACAGGATTCGCTGGAAATGCTAGCCTCAGGCATGTAAAAAGCATGCGATTTCCGCGTATATAGCACATACCTATTTTGACTGTATGTAAGTAAAAAATAAGGTACGTATATTTAGGAAATATAAAATTTATCTCGCTGCTTTTGACAGCTCATCGAAAAGTGAGTCCATGCAGCCTTTCATTTCCTGGGCGACATCTGCGATGGATAAGACACCGACTACCTTGTTGCTCTCGTTGATGACCGGCACGCGCCTGATCCGGCTCTCGCCCAGCGTCTTTATGACATCCATGACGTCACTATCCTCTTTGCAGGTGATGATGTCCTTTGACATGAATTCGCGGATAGAGACCTTTGACGGATCTTTTCCTTCTGCTACGACCTTGGTCACGATCGCCCGGTCGGTTATCAGGCCTTTTATCTCGCCGTTTTCTACTATCATCACCATACCAACGTTAGCGTCTTTCATCTGTTTGGCCGCTTTTGCCGCCGTCTCCTTCCCATCTACCGTTATGATATTTTTGGTCATAACATCTTTTATTCTCAATTTTTATGCCCCCATAAATAAAATAGACTTAATCCCCAAGGATATTATATTGACCCGTTTTTTATACGCAAAAGGACAGTTCGATTAATTTTTATTCAGCACAGATACATGGTTCCCGGTAACTTCAT is a genomic window of Methanooceanicella nereidis containing:
- a CDS encoding CBS domain-containing protein, coding for MRIKDVMTKNIITVDGKETAAKAAKQMKDANVGMVMIVENGEIKGLITDRAIVTKVVAEGKDPSKVSIREFMSKDIITCKEDSDVMDVIKTLGESRIRRVPVINESNKVVGVLSIADVAQEMKGCMDSLFDELSKAAR
- a CDS encoding class I SAM-dependent methyltransferase encodes the protein MSADTEYLKKYNAETYNEASEIYDSYKGLFFPYLFGRIREIIENRFTPMLKPGARVLDIGCGTGQQTMYFKEKGFDVVGVDISKGLVKVANKKLQDNKCIVSDACKLPFRDSSFDAISSAGSTLNHIPDYHCFFEEICRVLKPGGVVFLESDNKWRMDMFWCLASSMTGDSLDYHEKLENVLGYFKRPISQGYPYVFPLSFSEEKIRMLHLRTFTYRELEKEFFRRGCSINSVYGIHSVTNLIPSPLMLKDNPGKLCSGIFNMLSPVEDITYGTWPVNRLGMSIVVIAKKS